From the Saccharobesus litoralis genome, one window contains:
- a CDS encoding YaiI/YqxD family protein, protein MKIWVDADACPVVIKDILFKCANRTQTATTLIANHAMRYPQSPYIRLLVVEKGFDIADHKIVELCQAQDLVITSDIPLADEVIDKGALALSPRGELFTKENIKSRLNIRDFMDTMRASGVETHGGPPPLSQSDRQNFANHLDRILAKAKR, encoded by the coding sequence ATGAAAATTTGGGTAGATGCCGACGCTTGTCCGGTTGTAATTAAAGATATTTTGTTCAAATGCGCTAATCGCACTCAAACAGCCACCACACTCATTGCCAACCACGCCATGCGCTATCCGCAATCTCCTTATATTCGCCTATTAGTTGTTGAAAAAGGTTTTGATATTGCCGATCACAAAATTGTCGAATTATGCCAAGCTCAAGATTTAGTGATCACCAGCGACATTCCACTCGCCGACGAAGTTATTGATAAAGGCGCACTTGCATTGAGTCCACGTGGCGAATTATTTACTAAAGAAAACATAAAGTCCCGCCTGAACATTCGTGACTTTATGGACACCATGCGCGCAAGTGGCGTTGAAACCCACGGCGGACCTCCACCGTTAAGTCAGTCTGATAGACAAAACTTTGCTAATCATTTAGACAGAATTTTAGCTAAGGCAAAGCGCTAA
- the pyrE gene encoding orotate phosphoribosyltransferase, whose product MQDYQKEFIEFALSRNVLRFGEFTLKSGRTSPYFFNAGLFNTGRDLAKLGQYYAAALQSAGVDYDLLFGPAYKGIPIATTTAVALSEHHDKDVPYCFNRKEKKDHGEGGNLVGSDLTGKVMLVDDVITAGTAIRESMQIIQAADATLSGVLIALDRQEKGKGELSAIQEVERDFGTAVISIVTMSDIISYLEEQGDKAEYVEKMQAYRSQYGI is encoded by the coding sequence ATGCAAGATTATCAAAAAGAATTTATCGAGTTTGCGTTATCGCGTAACGTATTACGGTTTGGCGAGTTTACGTTAAAATCTGGCCGTACGAGTCCTTATTTTTTTAATGCCGGTTTATTTAATACGGGCCGTGATTTGGCTAAATTAGGCCAATATTATGCGGCTGCATTACAAAGTGCGGGTGTGGATTATGACTTATTGTTTGGCCCTGCCTACAAAGGTATTCCAATTGCCACTACTACGGCAGTTGCTTTGTCTGAGCATCATGATAAGGATGTTCCTTACTGCTTTAACCGTAAAGAGAAAAAAGATCACGGTGAAGGCGGTAATTTAGTCGGCTCTGACTTAACTGGCAAAGTTATGTTAGTTGATGATGTGATCACAGCGGGTACAGCGATCCGTGAATCGATGCAAATTATTCAAGCCGCTGATGCGACATTATCAGGTGTTTTAATTGCGTTAGACCGCCAAGAAAAAGGCAAAGGCGAGTTGTCGGCTATTCAAGAAGTTGAGCGTGATTTTGGCACTGCGGTCATTTCTATTGTGACTATGTCTGACATCATTAGCTACCTTGAAGAACAAGGTGATAAAGCTGAGTATGTAGAAAAAATGCAGGCGTATCGTAGCCAGTACGGCATCTAA
- the maoP gene encoding DUF413 domain-containing protein yields MAAPTKQELLSRIYADHKNYPRGFRRSGDFSIKEADALEKFGTLIVALESGAYAPADDEDTHFVAVLRGEQEPDDLATKAWRKYIARINRPKLGSIYGSRIDTSQVDDGGSSDDLDNIDLGSTNTEEEVED; encoded by the coding sequence ATGGCAGCGCCAACAAAGCAAGAATTACTTTCACGTATATATGCTGATCATAAAAATTACCCTCGTGGTTTTCGTCGCTCTGGCGATTTTTCTATTAAAGAGGCTGATGCTTTAGAAAAGTTCGGGACCTTGATTGTCGCGCTCGAAAGCGGTGCTTATGCGCCTGCGGACGATGAAGATACGCACTTTGTTGCTGTATTACGTGGTGAACAGGAACCTGATGATCTGGCTACCAAAGCTTGGCGAAAATACATTGCACGTATTAACCGTCCTAAGTTGGGTAGTATTTATGGGTCGAGGATTGACACATCACAAGTGGATGACGGCGGTTCGTCCGACGATTTGGATAACATTGATTTAGGCAGTACGAATACAGAAGAGGAAGTTGAAGATTAG
- the rph gene encoding ribonuclease PH, with protein MRPSGRTNGQIRPINITRNFTSHAEGSILVEFGETKVICTASVEVGVPRFMKGQGQGWITAEYGMLPRSTHTRNNREAARGKQGGRTMEIQRLIARSLRAAVDLKALGENTITVDCDVIQADGGTRTASITGACVALVDALTHMRSKGLIKTNPLKHLISAISVGVYKGEAIADLEYVEDSEAETDMNVVMTETGKLIEVQGTAEGEPFSFEEMAEMLELAKHAIREITDIQKAALA; from the coding sequence ATGCGTCCAAGTGGTCGTACTAACGGTCAAATCCGTCCTATCAATATTACCCGTAATTTTACGTCTCATGCCGAAGGTTCAATTTTGGTTGAGTTTGGTGAAACTAAGGTAATTTGTACCGCGTCGGTGGAAGTGGGAGTACCACGCTTTATGAAAGGCCAAGGTCAAGGTTGGATAACAGCTGAATATGGTATGTTGCCACGCTCGACCCATACTCGTAATAACCGTGAAGCGGCACGAGGCAAGCAAGGTGGTCGTACTATGGAAATTCAACGTTTAATTGCTCGTTCGTTACGTGCGGCGGTTGATTTAAAAGCGTTGGGCGAGAACACGATTACCGTTGATTGTGATGTGATCCAAGCCGACGGTGGTACTCGTACTGCGTCTATTACTGGTGCTTGTGTTGCCTTAGTTGATGCGTTAACGCATATGCGTAGCAAAGGTTTAATTAAAACTAATCCGCTTAAGCATTTAATCTCAGCTATTTCGGTTGGTGTTTATAAAGGTGAAGCGATTGCTGATTTAGAGTATGTAGAAGACTCTGAAGCTGAAACCGATATGAATGTCGTTATGACAGAAACCGGTAAGTTAATTGAAGTGCAAGGCACGGCAGAAGGCGAACCGTTTAGTTTTGAAGAAATGGCTGAAATGCTTGAGTTAGCGAAACATGCTATTCGCGAAATTACTGATATTCAAAAAGCGGCTTTAGCGTAA
- a CDS encoding phosphoribulokinase has product MSAKHPIIAVTGSSGAGTSTTTKALRHIFRNLDLSAASIEGDSYHRFTRPEMEVEIRKAQEQGKHISYFGKEANDFALLEETFKSYHETGQGKFRRYLHTFDQAVPYNQMPGTFTPWQDLPDDTDLLYYEGLHGGVVTDENDVAKYVDLLIGLVPIVNLEWIQKIIRDTSDRGHSREAVMSSIIRSMDDYFNYITPQFSRTHINFQRVPTVDTSNPISAKDIPTADESFVVIRFRGMKDVNFPFLLRMIDGSFMSRINTLVVPGGKMGFAMELIVTPLIEKLMEKKQLHLTGSLPLGL; this is encoded by the coding sequence ATGTCTGCCAAACATCCCATTATTGCGGTGACAGGTTCATCTGGGGCCGGCACGTCGACCACAACTAAAGCATTACGGCATATTTTTCGTAATCTGGACTTATCGGCTGCCAGTATTGAAGGTGACAGCTACCATAGATTTACTCGTCCTGAAATGGAAGTGGAAATTCGCAAAGCGCAAGAGCAAGGCAAGCACATTAGTTATTTTGGTAAAGAAGCTAATGATTTTGCGTTACTAGAAGAAACATTTAAAAGCTACCATGAAACGGGACAAGGCAAGTTTCGGCGCTATCTACACACGTTTGATCAAGCGGTGCCTTATAACCAAATGCCGGGTACATTTACCCCTTGGCAAGACTTACCCGACGATACCGACCTATTGTATTACGAAGGATTACACGGTGGAGTGGTAACGGATGAAAACGATGTTGCCAAATACGTTGATTTGCTTATCGGCTTAGTGCCGATTGTTAACTTGGAATGGATCCAAAAAATTATTCGCGATACGTCGGATAGAGGGCACTCGCGTGAAGCTGTTATGTCGTCCATTATTCGCAGTATGGATGATTATTTTAATTACATTACGCCGCAATTTAGTCGTACGCATATTAATTTTCAACGTGTCCCCACGGTTGATACATCTAACCCCATATCGGCTAAAGATATTCCAACCGCCGATGAAAGTTTTGTTGTTATTCGCTTTCGAGGCATGAAAGATGTGAACTTTCCGTTTTTGCTGAGAATGATTGATGGCTCGTTTATGTCGCGCATTAATACTTTGGTGGTGCCGGGTGGCAAAATGGGATTTGCCATGGAGCTTATAGTGACACCTTTGATTGAAAAACTCATGGAGAAAAAACAACTGCACTTAACTGGGTCTTTACCTTTAGGTTTATAG
- a CDS encoding LabA-like NYN domain-containing protein yields MSLSSAQPKAAIFVDVQNIYYTCKQAYGRQFNYRQFWQQINYQFDIVAANAYAIASKDDGQRKFQDALRHIGFNVKLKPFIQRSDGSAKGDWDVGITVDMMLLAPEVDYVVLLSGDGDFDILLRTVSDKFHTKSQVHGVEMLTADSLLIACNQFQPILPADLL; encoded by the coding sequence ATGAGTTTATCTTCTGCTCAACCTAAGGCCGCCATTTTTGTTGATGTGCAAAATATTTATTACACCTGTAAACAGGCTTATGGTCGCCAATTTAACTATCGGCAATTTTGGCAACAGATAAATTATCAATTTGATATTGTGGCCGCCAATGCTTATGCCATTGCCAGTAAGGACGATGGCCAACGTAAATTTCAAGACGCGCTACGCCATATAGGTTTTAATGTAAAATTAAAGCCTTTTATTCAGCGCAGTGATGGCTCAGCCAAAGGCGATTGGGACGTCGGGATCACAGTTGATATGATGCTGCTGGCACCCGAAGTGGATTATGTGGTTTTGCTGTCTGGCGATGGCGATTTTGATATTTTATTGCGAACCGTGAGTGATAAATTTCACACCAAAAGCCAAGTTCACGGGGTAGAAATGCTAACAGCCGACAGTTTATTGATTGCTTGTAATCAGTTTCAGCCGATATTACCCGCTGACTTGCTGTAA
- a CDS encoding YicC/YloC family endoribonuclease has protein sequence MPIHSMTAFARLESKNDWGTSVWELRSVNQRYLETYFRLPEQHRSLEPVLREKLRKAMQRGKLECSLKVSDDGAKTGQLVLNQELANQIIESANWVGEQANNSQLNPIDVLRWPGVLSAEEQDLDVVKSQLSTQFDQLISDFLAARASEGANLKTMIEERLAGISAQVEIVREQMPQVMEWQREKLTSRLEELQADIDQARLEQELIYTAQKLDVAEELDRLLSHIKETKAILKKGGACGRRLDFMMQEFNREANTLASKSINTTVTNAAVEVKVLIEQMREQIQNIE, from the coding sequence ATGCCAATTCACAGCATGACCGCTTTCGCCCGTTTAGAGTCAAAAAACGACTGGGGCACGAGTGTTTGGGAGCTTCGCTCAGTTAATCAACGCTACCTAGAAACCTACTTTCGCTTACCTGAACAACACCGCAGCCTAGAACCGGTATTACGCGAAAAGCTAAGAAAAGCCATGCAGCGCGGTAAATTAGAATGCAGCTTAAAAGTCAGTGATGACGGGGCAAAAACCGGCCAACTGGTACTAAATCAAGAACTTGCTAATCAAATCATCGAAAGTGCTAACTGGGTTGGCGAACAAGCCAACAACAGCCAATTAAACCCGATTGATGTCTTACGCTGGCCTGGCGTGTTATCTGCCGAAGAGCAAGACTTAGATGTAGTTAAAAGCCAATTAAGCACCCAGTTCGACCAACTAATCAGTGACTTTTTAGCGGCACGCGCTTCTGAAGGCGCCAACTTAAAAACCATGATTGAAGAACGCTTAGCTGGTATTAGCGCACAAGTAGAGATAGTACGAGAGCAAATGCCGCAAGTCATGGAATGGCAACGCGAAAAACTCACCTCACGCCTAGAAGAGTTACAAGCCGATATCGACCAAGCCCGTTTAGAGCAAGAATTAATCTACACAGCACAAAAGCTAGATGTCGCCGAAGAGCTAGACCGCTTGCTATCGCATATTAAAGAAACCAAAGCCATCCTGAAAAAAGGCGGAGCCTGCGGTCGCCGCTTAGACTTTATGATGCAAGAATTCAACCGCGAAGCCAACACCCTAGCCTCAAAATCAATTAACACCACAGTCACCAATGCCGCGGTTGAAGTTAAGGTTTTAATTGAGCAGATGCGTGAGCAAATTCAGAATATAGAATAG
- a CDS encoding DUF3427 domain-containing protein: protein MQQIGIYEQLITQLIASRIDRERFYIGDRQLNSNEASIWLSRFLSHILEYAIESVPVGEDRLQQQITLSNQLLLWLKDQIKDNDFIQDNLLSSQGKILTALYELENPVAANLKNYVSEIFPLTGLTQSELFCGSNAGLSLESELKREILSADKIYWLVSFIKWAGIRIFRNELEKFTSNGRELRIITTSYMGATDAKAVEFLASLPNTEVKLSYNTKRERLHAKSYLFLRNTGFHTGYIGSSNLSHSALTNGLEWNLKITSQEIPHIITRSINTFESYWNSNEFELFDGKADAKHKLTTALKQARMGDNIDEPSVHYFEIKPFTHQQEILEQLEVERSLHKRFKNLVVAATGTGKTLISAFDFARFLKQKPNAKFLFVAHREEILKQARLAYRGVLKSENFGELWVGNHKPERYEQLFASVQTLNSQLSGLSLTADYYDYIVIDEVHHVAASSYRSILARFKPQILLGLTATPERLDGANILDDFCGVIAAEIRLPEAINRRHLCPFQYFGVDDDTDLRNISWSRGRYDIAQLTNLYTHNQQRVEKIYQTLDELITSISRMRALAFCVSQEHAEYMCHNFILKGIKCDYLTSDNRQDRAQKQQALRSGEINILFVVDIFNEGVDIPEVDTLLFLRPTESLTIFLQQLGRGLRLADDKEVCTVLDFVGNANADYDFAHKFRALVGKTDGSISDEIKNGFPHAPLGCRIELSKQTQDVVLRNIRNATLSKQRLIGLARSFSRDSTLEFNLANFIKVYPQVEVEALYKRFSWTELCVEAGLLNETNPELTRNFARMVKTRLLVSDDHKYLSSLHNFATKGLIASEPFQLMLHYDFWQQSGEKLGFKNINDSLGRLEHSWLKAELASLTAVLIDRIHHKQENMPLMGEHPIKLHARYAREQILVGFGATTFEKQPNSMEGIYNIKQHNIELMFVTLNKNDKQFSPTTMYHDYAINADLFHWQSQNSARPDLGKGLEYVTHKERGKRLFLFVREHTYDEHRRTMGFVNFGEVEYVSHSGSQPMNITWKLRNTMPAFMWKQAAKLAMA from the coding sequence ATGCAACAAATAGGAATATATGAGCAGCTAATAACGCAGCTTATTGCCAGCCGAATTGACCGAGAACGATTCTATATAGGCGATCGACAGTTAAATAGTAACGAAGCATCCATTTGGTTATCGCGTTTTCTATCACATATTTTGGAATATGCTATCGAGTCAGTCCCTGTGGGTGAAGATCGTCTTCAACAGCAAATTACCCTGTCTAACCAATTGTTACTCTGGCTGAAAGATCAAATCAAAGACAACGATTTCATTCAAGATAACTTACTTAGTAGCCAAGGCAAAATTCTGACAGCTTTGTATGAACTGGAAAACCCTGTAGCGGCTAATTTAAAAAACTATGTTAGTGAAATATTTCCTTTAACGGGGCTAACTCAAAGCGAACTATTTTGTGGTAGTAATGCCGGACTTTCGCTTGAATCTGAGCTTAAACGAGAAATTTTATCTGCGGATAAAATCTATTGGTTGGTGTCATTTATTAAATGGGCGGGAATTCGGATTTTTCGTAATGAACTTGAAAAATTTACCTCCAATGGACGCGAGCTGAGAATAATTACTACCTCATATATGGGAGCTACAGATGCTAAAGCGGTAGAATTTTTAGCGTCATTGCCAAATACTGAAGTTAAACTCAGTTACAACACCAAACGTGAGCGCTTGCATGCTAAAAGCTACTTGTTTTTGCGCAATACCGGCTTTCATACGGGGTATATTGGTTCTTCTAATTTATCGCATTCTGCGTTGACTAATGGCTTGGAATGGAATTTAAAAATAACTTCGCAAGAAATCCCTCACATCATTACTCGCTCAATTAATACGTTTGAGAGCTATTGGAACTCTAACGAATTTGAATTATTCGATGGCAAAGCAGATGCGAAACACAAGTTAACTACAGCATTAAAGCAAGCTCGAATGGGGGATAATATAGATGAACCCTCGGTACATTATTTTGAGATCAAACCATTTACTCACCAACAAGAAATTCTAGAGCAACTAGAAGTTGAGCGGTCGTTACATAAACGATTTAAAAATTTAGTTGTCGCTGCTACGGGAACCGGTAAAACGCTAATATCAGCGTTTGATTTTGCGCGTTTCTTAAAACAAAAGCCGAATGCTAAATTTTTATTTGTCGCGCATCGCGAAGAGATTTTAAAGCAAGCTAGATTGGCTTATCGCGGCGTGCTAAAAAGTGAAAATTTTGGTGAGTTGTGGGTAGGCAATCACAAACCTGAGCGTTATGAACAATTGTTTGCCTCCGTACAAACTCTTAATAGCCAGTTATCAGGATTAAGTTTAACCGCAGACTATTATGATTATATTGTCATAGATGAAGTACATCACGTAGCAGCTAGTTCTTACCGAAGTATCTTAGCTCGATTTAAACCACAGATTTTACTTGGTTTAACGGCCACGCCAGAAAGGCTTGATGGGGCGAATATTCTCGATGATTTTTGTGGTGTTATCGCGGCGGAAATACGATTACCTGAAGCGATTAATCGTCGGCATTTATGCCCGTTTCAATATTTTGGCGTCGATGATGATACCGACCTGCGCAATATTAGTTGGAGTCGAGGTCGTTACGATATTGCACAGTTGACGAATCTTTACACTCATAACCAGCAACGAGTAGAAAAAATATATCAAACCCTAGATGAACTTATTACTTCAATTAGTCGCATGAGAGCGTTGGCTTTTTGCGTTAGCCAAGAGCACGCAGAGTACATGTGCCACAATTTTATACTCAAGGGTATTAAGTGTGATTATCTCACGAGTGACAATAGACAAGATCGAGCGCAAAAGCAGCAAGCGCTGCGCAGTGGCGAAATAAACATTTTGTTTGTTGTTGATATTTTTAATGAAGGTGTGGATATACCAGAGGTCGACACTCTATTGTTTTTGCGGCCAACAGAAAGCTTAACTATTTTTTTGCAGCAATTGGGACGGGGTTTGCGTTTAGCTGATGACAAAGAAGTGTGTACCGTATTGGATTTTGTTGGCAACGCGAATGCAGATTATGATTTTGCGCATAAGTTTCGTGCGCTAGTGGGTAAAACTGATGGTTCTATTAGTGATGAAATAAAAAATGGATTTCCACATGCACCGCTAGGTTGTCGAATTGAGTTGTCAAAACAAACTCAAGACGTAGTGCTGCGAAATATCAGAAATGCAACACTGAGCAAGCAAAGGTTAATCGGTTTAGCTCGCTCGTTTTCGCGAGATTCAACACTGGAATTTAACCTAGCCAACTTTATTAAGGTATACCCACAAGTTGAAGTAGAAGCCTTGTATAAAAGGTTTAGTTGGACCGAGCTTTGTGTAGAAGCGGGTTTGTTAAACGAAACTAATCCTGAGCTTACTCGTAATTTTGCTCGAATGGTAAAGACAAGGTTGTTAGTGAGCGATGATCATAAGTACTTAAGTAGTTTACATAACTTCGCTACCAAAGGTTTGATTGCTTCTGAACCTTTTCAATTAATGCTGCATTATGATTTTTGGCAGCAGTCGGGTGAAAAGCTTGGTTTTAAAAATATAAACGACAGTTTAGGCAGACTTGAACACTCGTGGTTAAAAGCAGAATTAGCGAGCCTAACAGCTGTACTTATCGATCGTATTCATCACAAACAGGAAAACATGCCGTTGATGGGGGAACATCCAATTAAGCTGCATGCGCGTTACGCTCGTGAGCAAATATTAGTTGGTTTCGGCGCAACAACCTTTGAGAAACAACCAAACTCGATGGAAGGGATTTATAACATCAAACAACACAACATTGAGTTGATGTTTGTTACCTTAAATAAAAACGATAAGCAGTTTTCGCCAACCACTATGTATCATGACTACGCTATCAATGCAGATTTGTTCCACTGGCAAAGCCAAAATTCGGCGAGACCCGATCTCGGTAAAGGCTTAGAGTATGTAACGCACAAAGAAAGAGGCAAAAGGCTTTTCCTTTTTGTTCGAGAGCACACTTACGATGAGCACAGGAGAACTATGGGCTTTGTGAATTTTGGTGAAGTGGAGTATGTATCGCACTCAGGGAGCCAGCCTATGAACATAACTTGGAAGTTGCGAAATACAATGCCAGCATTTATGTGGAAACAAGCCGCAAAATTAGCAATGGCGTAA
- a CDS encoding type II toxin-antitoxin system HipA family toxin: MMMPNHVSTLNVLLYGEPIATITNVGNDRTLFAFTDPYINDGSRPVLGLGFKDALGGLLTNFKPTQTKLTPFFSNLLPEETMRNYLAERAGVNPEREFFLLWVLGQDLPGAIMVESADGEALPTNIHQGIDDDTNVDAPMRFSLAGVQLKFSAVQQANGGLTIPATGQGGAWIVKLPSSRFDAVPENEYSMMELARMLGMDVPETQLLSIDQITNIPQGIGKYGTSAFAIKRFDRVDGQAVHIEDFAQVFGVYPQDKYKKASMRNIAQVIGIEGQDEDIAEFTRRLVFNTLIGNADMHLKNWSVIYKDKYTASIAPAYDLVSTIPYIPDDSASLKVSRSKKFSDFTLDELSHLAAKAMLPEKLVLDTAKQTVADFYEVWAKEKAHLSLTKSMIKAIDTHLLSIPLR, translated from the coding sequence ATGATGATGCCTAATCATGTCTCTACGTTAAACGTTTTGCTCTATGGGGAACCCATCGCAACGATCACCAACGTAGGTAATGACAGAACGTTATTTGCCTTTACGGATCCATATATTAACGACGGATCACGGCCCGTATTAGGGCTTGGCTTTAAAGATGCGCTAGGTGGATTGCTGACTAACTTTAAACCTACCCAAACCAAGTTAACCCCATTTTTCTCCAACCTTTTGCCTGAAGAAACTATGCGCAATTACCTTGCTGAGCGTGCTGGTGTGAACCCAGAGCGAGAGTTTTTTTTATTGTGGGTGCTAGGACAGGATTTACCTGGCGCTATCATGGTTGAATCGGCCGATGGGGAAGCGTTGCCAACTAATATACATCAAGGCATTGATGATGATACAAACGTAGATGCGCCAATGCGCTTTTCATTGGCGGGTGTACAATTGAAGTTTTCAGCAGTACAACAGGCGAACGGTGGTTTAACCATCCCTGCTACGGGTCAAGGAGGGGCTTGGATAGTGAAATTGCCATCGTCTCGATTTGATGCTGTGCCCGAAAATGAATATTCGATGATGGAATTGGCTCGAATGTTGGGAATGGATGTGCCAGAAACTCAGCTACTTTCTATTGACCAGATTACTAACATTCCACAAGGTATTGGCAAATATGGTACTAGCGCTTTTGCTATCAAGCGGTTTGACCGTGTTGATGGTCAAGCTGTACACATTGAAGACTTTGCACAAGTGTTTGGGGTTTATCCTCAAGATAAATATAAAAAAGCCAGTATGCGCAATATTGCTCAGGTTATCGGTATTGAAGGTCAAGACGAGGACATTGCCGAATTTACCCGCAGATTAGTGTTCAATACCCTAATTGGTAATGCGGATATGCATTTGAAGAATTGGTCTGTAATCTACAAAGACAAGTACACCGCATCGATAGCGCCGGCTTATGACCTTGTTTCGACCATTCCCTATATTCCAGATGATAGTGCATCGCTAAAGGTTAGCCGCAGTAAAAAATTCAGTGATTTCACGCTAGATGAATTATCACACCTAGCCGCTAAAGCCATGTTGCCAGAAAAATTGGTATTGGATACAGCCAAGCAAACTGTAGCTGACTTCTACGAAGTTTGGGCTAAAGAAAAAGCACATTTATCACTTACCAAGTCGATGATTAAAGCTATCGATACCCACTTGCTAAGCATACCGCTACGTTAA
- a CDS encoding ATP-binding protein, with amino-acid sequence MQRYLLNALLEWKNQPLRKPLLIDGARQTGKTYLLQKLFGNNFANTLRIDFLENPAYKEAFDGSLSPDELLMNIELLTNQAFNPQTDLLILDEIGECERAVTSLKYFAEKAPSYFVAASGSNIGLLKTFPVGKVEQYNLRPLTFQEFIYASNEQALIKAFDAQASTPVVHTKLMDKLTDYFFTGGMPEAVAAWYQYKESSILQRVEKVTKIHADLVEGYRRDFGKYAGKVDATVIESVFNSIPAQLSLVNDESVKRFKFKHVHERKSRYSDFETAIHWLNCCRLALPNYPVEGLPKSPLAAYKKENMVKLFLFDVGLLNHMLGSSYKEIKHQNYEYKGYVAENFVQQELTAIGVEPSYSWNDARAEIEFILATDEGDILPVEVKSGKRTRAKSLASYVKKCTPSKTFKLTGTQGSSALEQTNIVMPLYFTQFLPQR; translated from the coding sequence ATGCAGCGCTATTTACTTAACGCTCTATTGGAATGGAAAAACCAACCTTTGCGCAAACCATTATTGATTGATGGAGCAAGGCAAACGGGTAAAACCTATCTGCTGCAAAAATTGTTTGGTAACAACTTTGCCAACACCCTTCGCATCGACTTTCTTGAAAATCCCGCCTACAAAGAAGCGTTCGATGGCTCACTGTCACCTGACGAGTTACTAATGAACATTGAGCTTTTAACCAATCAGGCATTCAACCCACAAACCGATCTGCTGATATTAGATGAGATTGGCGAGTGTGAGCGTGCCGTTACCTCACTTAAGTATTTTGCCGAAAAAGCACCATCCTATTTTGTCGCAGCCAGCGGCTCAAACATTGGTTTGCTCAAAACCTTCCCCGTGGGAAAGGTAGAACAGTACAATTTACGACCACTGACCTTCCAAGAATTTATTTATGCATCAAACGAGCAAGCGCTGATCAAAGCATTTGATGCCCAAGCAAGCACTCCAGTAGTGCACACTAAATTGATGGATAAACTAACAGACTACTTTTTTACCGGTGGTATGCCAGAGGCTGTTGCTGCTTGGTACCAGTATAAAGAGTCGAGTATTTTGCAGCGTGTTGAAAAAGTCACAAAAATTCATGCTGATTTAGTTGAAGGTTATCGCCGCGATTTTGGTAAGTACGCGGGCAAGGTCGATGCCACCGTGATTGAATCTGTGTTTAATAGCATTCCAGCGCAGCTATCACTTGTGAACGATGAGTCTGTTAAACGCTTTAAATTTAAGCATGTGCATGAGCGTAAATCTCGTTATAGTGATTTTGAAACCGCGATCCATTGGCTTAACTGCTGTCGCTTAGCCTTACCAAACTACCCTGTTGAAGGATTGCCGAAATCACCGTTGGCGGCCTATAAAAAAGAAAATATGGTTAAGCTATTTTTGTTTGATGTGGGTTTACTCAACCATATGCTAGGCAGTAGTTACAAAGAAATTAAACATCAAAACTACGAATATAAGGGATATGTAGCTGAAAATTTTGTTCAGCAAGAGTTAACAGCTATTGGTGTTGAACCAAGCTACTCATGGAATGACGCCCGCGCTGAAATCGAATTTATTTTGGCGACCGATGAAGGCGATATCCTCCCTGTTGAAGTCAAAAGTGGTAAACGTACAAGAGCAAAATCGTTGGCATCCTACGTTAAAAAATGTACTCCAAGTAAAACCTTTAAGTTAACAGGTACACAAGGCTCTTCAGCGTTAGAACAAACCAATATCGTGATGCCTTTGTATTTCACGCAGTTTTTACCTCAGAGATAG
- a CDS encoding helix-turn-helix domain-containing protein, whose protein sequence is MSYVTEQILQDIREARVRKGFSQRELSARSGVPQSHISKIESGGVDLRISSLIALARVLDLELLVAPKKSVPAIKSIIRSSQGISHVSEQMLPAYQLDGDDDA, encoded by the coding sequence ATGAGCTATGTAACAGAGCAGATATTACAAGACATTCGAGAAGCTCGGGTACGTAAGGGCTTTAGTCAGAGAGAGCTCAGCGCGCGTTCGGGGGTTCCGCAAAGCCATATTTCGAAAATCGAGTCTGGCGGTGTTGATTTAAGAATTTCCAGTTTAATCGCGCTTGCTCGAGTACTTGATCTAGAGTTATTGGTCGCCCCTAAAAAGTCTGTTCCTGCCATCAAGTCAATCATTCGAAGCAGCCAAGGGATTAGTCATGTAAGTGAGCAAATGTTGCCGGCATATCAGTTAGATGGAGATGATGATGCCTAA